The Procambarus clarkii isolate CNS0578487 chromosome 56, FALCON_Pclarkii_2.0, whole genome shotgun sequence genome includes a region encoding these proteins:
- the Tim17b gene encoding mitochondrial import inner membrane translocase subunit Tim17-B isoform X1 produces the protein MSRALSIIEQRRSVAGTCPSATHTHCTSAMEEYAREPCPWRIVDDCGGAFTMGVIGGGLFQAVKGFRNAPSGFSRRFAGSMVAVKQRAPIVGGQFAVWGGLFSTIDCSLVYMRKKEDPWNSIISGAATGGILAARSGAAAMAGSAVIGGMLLAMIEGVGILLTRFASDQFKPIAPGEMGDPSVLGPPQPITLNSEPNYQ, from the exons ATGAGCAGAGCCTTGTCTATAATTGAGCAGAGGCGCAGTGTGGCCGGCACTTGTCCcagcgcaacacacacacactgcacttcAGCCATGGAGGAGTACGCCAGAGAACCATG CCCATGGCGTATTGTGGACGACTGTGGTGGCGCTTTTACAATGGGCGTTATTGGTGGAGGACTCTTCCAGGCAGTTAAAGGATTCAGAAATGCTCCAAGT GGCTTTTCCAGGCGGTTTGCTGGAAGCATGGTTGCAGTTAAACAGCGTGCACCTATTGTTGGTGGGCAGTTTGCCGTTTGGGGTGGATTGTTTTCAACTATTGATTGTTCCCTTGTATATATGCGCAAGAAGGAAGACCCTTGGAATTCTATTATCTCGGGTGCTGCGACAGGTGGCATTTTGGCAGCTAGAA GTGGAGCAGCAGCAATGGCAGGTAGTGCAGTTATTGGTGGAATGCTACTAGCCATGATTGAAGGTGTTGGTATCCTCCTCACACGCTTTGCTTCAGATCAGTTCAAGCCAATAGCACCAGGGGAGATGGGTGATCCCTCAGTCTTAGGTCCTCCTCAACCCATTACCTTAAACTCTGAACCAAATTACCAATGA
- the Tim17b gene encoding mitochondrial import inner membrane translocase subunit Tim17-B isoform X2, protein MEEYAREPCPWRIVDDCGGAFTMGVIGGGLFQAVKGFRNAPSGFSRRFAGSMVAVKQRAPIVGGQFAVWGGLFSTIDCSLVYMRKKEDPWNSIISGAATGGILAARSGAAAMAGSAVIGGMLLAMIEGVGILLTRFASDQFKPIAPGEMGDPSVLGPPQPITLNSEPNYQ, encoded by the exons CCCATGGCGTATTGTGGACGACTGTGGTGGCGCTTTTACAATGGGCGTTATTGGTGGAGGACTCTTCCAGGCAGTTAAAGGATTCAGAAATGCTCCAAGT GGCTTTTCCAGGCGGTTTGCTGGAAGCATGGTTGCAGTTAAACAGCGTGCACCTATTGTTGGTGGGCAGTTTGCCGTTTGGGGTGGATTGTTTTCAACTATTGATTGTTCCCTTGTATATATGCGCAAGAAGGAAGACCCTTGGAATTCTATTATCTCGGGTGCTGCGACAGGTGGCATTTTGGCAGCTAGAA GTGGAGCAGCAGCAATGGCAGGTAGTGCAGTTATTGGTGGAATGCTACTAGCCATGATTGAAGGTGTTGGTATCCTCCTCACACGCTTTGCTTCAGATCAGTTCAAGCCAATAGCACCAGGGGAGATGGGTGATCCCTCAGTCTTAGGTCCTCCTCAACCCATTACCTTAAACTCTGAACCAAATTACCAATGA